Below is a genomic region from Kryptolebias marmoratus isolate JLee-2015 linkage group LG12, ASM164957v2, whole genome shotgun sequence.
tGTTTACTTTAACCAAACATGTATTTAAAAGCCCTTAGAGGAActtgtaaagttaaaaatatgcagaagcagataaatttgttggttcTCCTCCACAAACATCCAAACACAGCTGATgtgactgaagccaaaaagctgcagttttatctcatcaacatgcattttggtgaatttttagtttttctgtcattCGTGGAGCCTCCTGGGTTTGAATGGAGCCCATTATGGTTCAGATTTGGACAGGTCAGAGAGTGACATatcttgaccttggagttcagcttgaatgggTTTGGTTGGTttctttggctctttttcttCCGTCCACACGGTCTGATCATCATGGGGTCACATTCCCTCTTGCagccacatcctgggaggttgacTAGTCCCACGAGCCTGATACGTTTTGATAatcttgtcagctgtggtcagaggaacatgaagctgcttggagatggtcttggAGCCTTTAGCTTCAACATGGAGATCTATAATCTTCTGtctgagctcctcagcagctctcacctttactctctctgctccatgttcagagaggtgaaaacaaccaaaccaaaccacccagaggctgtttgttccctttaaacaggctgaaTGTCTGATGAGAAGCTTTAAGGCTCCTGTGATgctaattaaggtcaaacatttagtctaaaacatgactataatgcaAAGATTATTAGTCTCTTtaagaacacaaagaaatctgTCTGTAAATTTCAGCATATCctcataaaagaaaaatccttttTGCTTACTCTGTTATATACTAAAGAgatgcagatttattttagataGTTGCTTTAAACTGAATAACCTTTTATGAGAAATGAATCCTTGTTTGGATGATCTGTTAGGGGACCCACAGATTTATCTGCGTCTGTCTTTCCAGTTTGTGAGCTGGTTGGAGCAGCTCCCACTTAATAATGGGTTCATTTTACACAGACATGGCCGATAGCGCGTCATTTACAAAGTGATAAACATTGTCCGAATAATAAAACTACCTCTAATTTGAAGTCATTTGATTTAttgaaattgatttttaaaaaaacggaGCATTAAAAGAACTTGATTGAGGACCTCTAATAATCTGATTTGTAATTTAAACACCAAAGGGTATTAAATCACAACTTTACTTcgttattttatatttcttttcacTGCATCTGCCTTTATAGTTccctttatttaattaaaacccaaacaggggcaaattttttaaccaaaagcaaaaaaaaaaaagttagttttcaAAGAAGTTAAATCTATGAAACACTTGGCGGGTTGCAAATGAAGCCAAACTTACAGTTTTGGTGTTTGTTGCCAAATGAACAAAGAggataattattttaaagaaaatcctcCCCCATTGTTcattaaacttaaattaaacCTTGAAGTGCAACCctaaaagaaaaagccaaatgttCTTTCAAAGATCGGATCGTTTTCATCACAAGGAGAggaggttttaatttttaagagATGAGAAGTTTGTGTTGGGGGGCAGAAGCTCTATGCTTGTTCAGCTTCgtagttaaagaaaaaaaagctgaagggAGTTTTATATTTGCATCAGTTTGttggaggaaaaacattttcaccaaATTCTCCTTAACtctttgaaacaaacacaacaaaaaaactaattctgtTGTCAGTTTGCACCATTAGCTTCCTGCTATTTACCGGGTAAGATGACCAATGTTGATTTCTCccccttgtttatttttattttttctaatgagcagaaagcagaagaatgacagtttttacacaaaactttTGTAAATGTGAGCAGAGGACACCAGCACCTTCTCATTAcatgcctgtttttttatttccccagtgaatgactgactgattgACTGTAAACCAACTCTGCTTTATAGgtgatggttttattttccccGTTTGCTTTGATGTTAAAACGCCTGAATGAACGAAAGTGACTCTGTgtgcgagagagagagagagagagagagagacaaaacaGAGATGGAGTTGGTTTCAAAGTCAACACGTCCATCTCTGACAtttcaacaacaaataaataaatgttctgttaAATACTTTTATGTTTCAAATAAAGGAGCAACACCAAGAGAAAAGGCTGGATGTGCTGTACTGTTCTCGACCTGCAGGGGGCGGCAGTGCTCAGGATTTACACAGAAGTAGAATTTATTGACTGCATTCAgcacaatacaaaaaaaaagatacagacTTGTTAAATAATGTAGTAAAAATGCtcagctttactttttttttttcctaacttGTAGTAAATTCacagaaacattatcacccaccggcagagttttgtctttttgtgtttgtttgtctgtaccatcagcaaaatgtctcatgaaacGGCGGACAGATTTGAATCAAGCGCTCAGAAAGTCATTACTGGAtgaacatttacagctgattactttttggagtcagtccagttcaagatggccaccacagcaacaTTAACCCcccaaaaatggctctaactccgtcacttttacaaacattgagtataaatttgatgtggtagtgagtgagagtcatcctcagcacacaCTCGGAGCACTGCTGCTTTGGTGTTAACCGTTATGGCCGacattgtctgtctgtttgaaaATTATGACGGAAGCTGGTCAGATTGaaacgaaactttcagaacgtaaTCCTTGGGccgacatctacaactgattcccatttggagtcaacccaattcaagatggctgctacagctaaccTAACTTTGCTAGCACATACAGTAATTAGCTCTAAATTACAGATGATGAGGGATAATTTCTGTGGTAGCAGCCGAGGGTCATCCTGGACACACTTCTTACAAGAtgtggctgtggaggccatcttgaactaaAACCTTTcgataaataaagtttttaggCGTGTTTATCTctgtcagtttgtcttcatgtgttcataaaaagcagaaacaacccACTGCTTCTAAGCTCTTACACTTGTTCCCCAAGCATCACAATCTTTTCGGCTCCCATCAAACACTCGAGCTAATTCTTCCCGAGTCACTCCCTTTTTTTCCGAAGAAGGCAGAATGAATTTGTGCCGATCCAGAACCCAGGAAAAACCTTTTCCCCCAGTTTGGCCTTGAACTTGTGGATCAGCCGAACCTCCTCCTCGGCCTCTCCCTCCACTGAGAGGAACTTGATGATGCCAGCCGGCTGGTCGACGTAGACCCCCATGGTGGAGGACAAGGGCAGCTGGATGTCTACGTTCTCCCCGTTGTGCCAGACTTGGAAGCAGGAGCCAGACCAGCCGACGCCCCAGGAGGTGCTGTTCTCCCCGAGGCCGCAGGGCACCTCCTGGCCTTTCCGGGGTGCGCTCTCGGACACCACCCCGATCACCACCCAGCCGTCGTAGTCCACCTCCCAGTACCCCCGACAGCCCAGCAGCCCTTCTTTGCAAAGCACCTGaaagacaggaagtggaacagCAAGGGATTGGTGTTTCAGCTTAAAACCCAGAGGTCTCAGAGAGTTTCAGTGTTTCCATATAAATCAGTTTCTGTGCACCAGAAACCCTAAATAATCACAGTAAAACCATCAGTCATGCTTTATATTATTAAAGGATGACAGAGTAGCTGTCAGTTTGTCATCCAAACCAAAACCTGGGTCTAAAGCAGAACTGGAGCATCTTATTTTTCTCTAGTTCTCCACTTTGAacgttttttctttcctgaactCCAGGCCTACCTGCGGTGAGTGTTCGTATCTCTCGGGCCTGTTGGGATACGGGCAGACTGCGTCGGATGTACGAGCCACTTTGGAGCCGCCCTCAGAAATCCACAGCAGCTTCTGTGCAGTTTTATCATCCAAAGACAGAGGGAACCAGTCTGAGGATCGGGAGGAGAAaatcagaacaggaagtgaataaattattctgatttaagattatttagattaaaaatgtataatttaataTGTTAAGTTGAGCAAGTTGACTTTTCTTGAGCTCAGctgaacataaaagaaaaaagctgattcagaatttaaaaactTCTGATTTTTACTCTTTCTCTTGACACAACCTCCTTATTTTCTGAGAAAAGAACGCAGCTGAAGGCTGTGAATGGTATTTTGTCCAAAGATAATCTAAATCCTGccttttatattattttatttcgaGGAGCTCTTGTTTGCTCAGACGTAGTCCAAATATTCTTTGCTGTCAAGTGGAAATAAATCATTGCTTGCAGCTCATTTAGGAGTAAAATATTAGGTATTAAAGCTCATGTAAACAATCAGAggcaacaaaaagaacaagagagattaaaagaagcaaaacattaaaaaataataataataaaacatcgATCTCTGCAGCATCATTTGGTTACCAGAAGATTTCCACTAACTTTAACTTCCAGAAACTAAAAAGGTTAAAGTGATTCTCTGAAACTTTGTGTAAATTTAAGGAGTTTAACTTTAATCCATcttaaagggtttttttgtactttttcttcCCCCTAAAAGATCCTTCAGTGTATCTTT
It encodes:
- the zgc:195001 gene encoding tripartite motif-containing protein 16, translating into MPNSDAGTKRTMPVPKKAGRKGSSAAEEKLPPYEPNIAEPTTRADFMKHWFPLSLDDKTAQKLLWISEGGSKVARTSDAVCPYPNRPERYEHSPQVLCKEGLLGCRGYWEVDYDGWVVIGVVSESAPRKGQEVPCGLGENSTSWGVGWSGSCFQVWHNGENVDIQLPLSSTMGVYVDQPAGIIKFLSVEGEAEEEVRLIHKFKAKLGEKVFPGFWIGTNSFCLLRKKRE